The sequence TTCTGCGTATCGCCCGCCCAGACGATGTCGCCGTTGTGCTGGAAGCACCCCTTGGCACCGTAGGCGGCGGTGGCGCCGAGGCAGGTGCTGGTGGGAGCGGCCTTGGCGGCGGCCTGCACCGCGGAGGGGGCGTCGGCCTCTTCCGCCTCGGGCTCCAGGGAGGGGAGGTCCACCCCGGGCGCCGGAGCAAGCCCCTCGACGATCTTCACATCAGCCGGCATCTCGACTTCCTGGGGGCCGCCCGCGGACTCCTCGGCCAGCGCGGGCGCGGCCGTGAGAGCGGAGAACGCCAGTGCGGACGCACCAACGACAACGCTCGCCTTTATGCGCCAGTTTTCACGCATATTTCACTACCCCCGCACCTGACTCCTGTTTAGAAGTCACCCATTGTTGAATGTGAACAGGATGTGAGGCTAAGGGATCTCTGGGCACGGGGGAAGTTTTCGAAGGTTCTGAACACACGTGAACACACGGCAGGAGGGGCAGGCACCCGCTAGGCGCCTGCCCCTCCTCGCCCCTCCTGCCGCTGCTCCTGCTGGGCCGGCCCTACTGCGCGTCGGGCGCCCCGGAGGCAAGCTCTCCATCGCTGCTCTCCTCGAAGGAGAGGTCGAGAGCACACTCCACCGGAATCCGATCGACAGGAACCGCACACTCCGAGGGCCCGGCCGCGCTCTGCCCCTCCATCCGGGGCGGCCCCGCCTGACGCTTACCCGTCTCGATGTTCCCGGTCATGCCCTCGACCGGAGCGGGATCGGCCGAGGCGGCGGGCCCGGCGGGCCGGGACCTGTCCGAGGCATCCGACGGGACCGAACAGGCAGCGGCACCGGCCGCAGCGCACAGGACGAACACGGCCGAGGCCGCGACGGTGCGAAGACGCATGAGATCCCCCTACGCGGACGCTCGGACACCCGAGCCACCAGTTGATCCACCGTGCCACAGAGCACGGCGCGGAAGGCGCGGAAAGTGTGAAGAAGCGCAGCCGTGGCGCGGCGCCCGATCGGACCAACGCGGCGTATACGTACGGCTGATGATGGAATAGGCACCACGCTCCGTATTCCTGCACGGCCGACTGTTCCGGCTGAAACTCCACCCGTCGTCGAGAAGGAGGACGCAGGGCGTGGCCCTACCCGAACACCCTGGGCGCGAGCAGCTCCAGAGCTTCCTCCCACCGGAACTGCCCCGCCGCGCCACCGGCCTTGGGCGGGTGAGGTTCGTAGGAACCCACCAGAATCCCCATGTCCCGCAGCCGCCGCAGGCTTTCGGCATAGGCGGGATGGGCGGCCTGGGCGGAGTTGACGTACGGCAGGACGGCCGTGGGGATGCCGAACCCGTACGCCTCGCACAGGATGCCCAGGGCGAGGGTGTCCGAGATCCCGGCCGCCCACTTGTTGACCGTGTTGAAGGTGGCCGGTACGACGGCGATGGCGTCGGGGTCCGGGAGCGGCCGCGGCTCACCGGGAGCCCGCCAGGCCGACCGGATCGGATACCCGGTCTGCGCCTCGACGGCCGGCGCGTCGATGAAGGTCAGCCCTTGCGGGGTGGCGACGACACCGACGTCCCAACCACGCTGCTGGGCGGCCGAGATGAGCTGCCCCACCTCACCGGCGATGCCAGCCGCACAGACGACGACGTACAGGAAGGGCTTCTTGACCTGCTGCCCGGACTGAGCACTCACGCGGGGCTCCCTTGATGACGGCTGGAGGGGTGGGTACGGCGGCTCCGGCAGCGTACGGCGACGTTCGCGGTGCCGCATCGGCAGACCGATAGGAACGGCCGGTCATGACACCCGGCGACCGGCGCCACCGTCAGCCGCCATCCGGCCCCAGACCTCCTCGGCCCGCTGACGCAGCGCGGGAACGAGTTCGGGATGGTCCCCCCGCTCGGCGCTCTGGAGGAGTTCGGTGATGACCACCAGCTCCGCGAAGCGCCCGGCGTCGCTCGCGAGGATGTCGGACAGCTCCGTCCGTACGCGCTCCGCGACCTCTGGCACCGCGAGGCTGTAGGCGTGCAGCAGGGCGGCGTCGTAACCGGCCGGGGCCACGCCCCAGCCTTCCCAGTCCAGGATGGTGAGTTCCGGCCCGCAGAGGTTGCCCCAGTGCAGGTCGCCGTGAGCGGTGGACCACGCGGGCACAGTCGTGGGCACGGGCCTACCGAGGAAGGCGAGGTACGTCGGCATGGCCCGGTCCAGATAGGCCTGGCGTACGGCCATGCGCTCGGCTCGTACGGTGGCGAGGCATCCGAGGGCCGTACGCAGGCCGCTCCACCAGGTCGCCGTCAGGCGGGGCGCCTCGGCGAGTACCGGGCTGGGGGAGAGGGCCCCGTCGGCGACGAACTCGTAGAGCTCCGCCCGGTAGGCGTCCTCCCCGTCCACCCACTCCCGTACGAGATGCAGACGGGGACGCGGTACGTGCCGGGGCACCAGCCGCTCGGCGTCCTCCGGCCCGGTCCACAGCTTGCCGCTCACCTTGCCCACCGGGCTGTGGACGACACGCAGCCACCCGGACCCGTACGGACCGGTGGCGGGCTTACCGAGGGTGCGCCCCCGCCACCCCCACGCTTCCCGCGTGCCAGGGGAAGGAGCGGCCCCAAGCGCGGCGCAGGCCAGGGTATGAGCCGCACGCATGCGGTTGACGACGGCGGGGTCGTCAGGTTCCGAGAACATTGAGGCCCCTTCGAGGGAGAGCCGCCGACAGCAGGGCGCATGCCACACGGTTGTGGGGCACAACGAGCCTCACTCCCATCCGCCGAGCATGACCGCGCGGACGATGTTCGCGAGGTGGGCGGGGCTTCCCGTGCCGGGGATGGGGGCGACGTGGGGTCCCAGGCCGAGGAGCCAGGAGAGCGGGGTGTAGACGTCTCCTTCGTGGGCGGCGCTTCCGGCGGCGAGCGGTCGGTAGGGCACGTACGGGACGCCGTGGTCGCGGCAGAGTTCCTGCACCGGGTCGTAACGGTCGTGAATGTTGAGGACGTTCTGTACGGCCGCGACGGTCAGCTCCTCGTTCCACCGGCGGAAGTCCTCGGCGTTGATCTTCGACAGGCCGATGTGCCCGATCTTCCCCTCCTCCCGGAGAGCTTGGAGCGTGCCGAGCTGGTCTTCGACGGGCACCTCCCAGTCGATGCGGTGCAGATAGCAGAGCTCCAGCCGCTCCACGCCCAGCCGGCGGAGGCTGCCCTCGACGGAGGCGCGGAGGTACGCGGGGTGGCCGAGGGGCATCCAGATGTCGGGCGCGGGCCGCACCAGGCCGACCTTCGTGGCGATCAACACCTCGTCGGGGTAGGGGTGGAGAGCCTCGTGGACCAAGTTTTCGACGGTGTGCGGACCGTAGGCGTCGGCCGTGTCGATGTGGGTGATGCCGTGCTGGTGGACGGCTTGCCGGAGCAGACTGACGGCCTGGGCGCGATCCCCCGGGCCACCCCAGCCGCCGGGCCCGGCCAGCCGCAGGGTGCCGAGACCGAGACGGGACACGGTCTTCCCGGCGATCTCGATGGTTCCGCCCGGGGGGTTCATGCCCTGCTCCCAGGCGTCTGCCCGTGCCGCAGGCCGTGGTGGCGCCCGATTTCCACGTTGGTGTCCGTGACCTTCGACCAGTCCCCGATCCTGGTTGCCTCGGCCCGTTGCTTGGCCAGCGCTTCGCATACGTCGCAGTACCTGAAGGGCTTTGGAGGTGCCGGAGGATCCGCCACGTACACCGGCGGGGCCATCGTCGTCTTCGCATCGTCCATGGGCAGTCACGCTAGAAAGCGGACGGGAGGGATTCGGTGCCATGTTCTCGAATGTTCTCGCACATAGGTGGAATGTTCCTAGTTGTTCTCCTGTGCTGCTGCGAATCTGTACTGCGGGGGAGAGTCTCCGGTCATGCTGCTTATCGGCAGAAGCATGTGGCTCGGGAAAGGGACGTGGGGACGATGGCTCGGAACCTTCGCTTCAACGGAACAGGGTCAGGCGGGGGCGGATGCCCCTCCGTGCACGAGGACTTGGACAGTGGTGAGGTGGTCGTTCACGGCCCACCGCTCACTGACCCCGAGGACATCGCCCAGCTCCAGCATCTGAACGAAGGTGAGGTGCCCATCGTGGTGCCGCGTGATCTGCTGGTGGACTTCGCTCCCAGGAACCGAACCCCTCGCATCGTTGACCTGGAGGCGTTCGGGAAGCTGTTCGCCACCTTCGAGCACACTGCCTGGCGACTGGAGACGCGTCGCAGGTTCGCGTCCGACGAAGCGACCGACACCTATGCCCAGTTCCAGGCAGGACGGCCCGTCGACTGGGATTACGAGGACGACTGGTGCCGGAACGCCCGGGCGCAAACCGCCCTGGGGAAGCGGTTCGAGCGGGTCAGGATCGTCGACAACCCGCCGACGCCTGGGCAGCTCTACCTCCTCGACAATGCGCGTCGCAACTGCGCCGTCGGGGAAGACATCCGGAATCTGTGGCGCACCGATGCCGAGCGGCTGCGGCTTCCCTCCGAAGACTTCTGGATCTTCGATTCGCGGCTTGTCGCTCTCCTGAACTTCGACGCGGACGACCAACTCGTCGACGTGGAGCTGATCACCGAGCCGGCCATCGTGAACCGGTACGCACAAGTGCGCGATGCAGCTTGGCACTTCGCGATCCGCTGCGACGCCTTCGCGGCGAACCTCTGACCCAGCCGAGCAGTTAGCGTGTGACCGGTGAGCACAGACTTTCAAAAGGCGCGGGACGCCCTCGGGGCGCGACTTCGGGAGCTTCGCACGACGGGCCCCGCAGGGCGGCTCACCGGTCCACAGCTGGCCGAACGGCTCGGCTGGCCCCACTCCAAGATCTACAAACTGGAGAACGGCCGGCAGACCGCGACCGCCGCTGACCTCCAGGCTTGGGCGGAAGCCGCGGGCCAGCCCGACGCCACATCCGAACTGCACTCGCGTCTCAATGGACTTGAGTCCCACGTACGGTCCTGGCGGCGGCAGCTCGCTACGGGACACCGGCCGGTGCAGGACGCGATCACCGTGGAGCACGCCCGGACCGCCACCTTGTACATCTGGGAGAACAGCCTCATACCGGGGATGGTGCAGACCCCGGACTACGCTCGCGCGGTCTTCACCCGGCACGCCCAACTGATGCGCTCCCCGAAGGACACCGAGGAGGCTGTACGGGTAAGGGTGCGGCGCCAGGAAGCGCTGTACGACTCCGGTAAACGGCACCGGATCCTTATGTGGGAGGGGGCTCTAAGGGCCCTCGTGTGTTCGCCCGCCGTGCTGGCTGCCCAACTCGACCGGCTCGCGAGCCTGACCGGCCTGGATACCGTGGAACTGGGAATCGTGCCCTTCACCGCTCCACTCAAGATCCACCCCTCTAACGGGTTCTGGATCTACGACGAGCGGCTGGTCATCACTGAGGACTGGCATGCGGAACTCTGGGTTGATGACACGGACAGCATCGCCGTCTACCAGCGCACGTGGAATCTCCTACGGGAATCAGCTGTCTTCGGTACCGAGGCCCAACGAGTCATTACCCAGGTGCAGCGCTGGCTATAGATTTTGCGAGGGGAGAGGATACTTCCACTCGATGAAAGTTTCGGAGCCGATGGCAATCGAGCGCTTTGCCGGATCGATCACAGTTATGAACGGGGCGGCAGTCATCAGGCTCCGCTTCTGATGGTGCCCAGCACCACATCTATGCGGTCCTGCACTGCCCCGTCGTCGGTTAGTTCCCGTGCTGTCTGGCCATCTTCCAGAGTGTGAAACCGGATCTGAACCTCGCCATGTGAGCCATCCTGAATGCGGGCACTGACAGTCATGCCCGACAAGTATGAGACCGCGTCGATCAGTTACTCATAGTTGCGACTTGATGTGGCTGCGCCGATCACCTGGTGCGGAATGGGTCCGCTAGGTCGGGACTCCGTGGCATCGACAGCAGCAGCCTCTGATGTCTGTGATCGGATTGGCGGTTGAGTTAAGCATTCACGCGTGACCTTGGGAGATCGAGTTGGCGTCAGTTCTACTCGCTCCGCACAGCCCCCGGGGGCCAACCGATTACCTCGTCGGCTTGGACGTTGCGTAGGGACGTTCCCTCGAAGCGGGCGCCTGTGATGTCCGTGGGGCCCAGGCGGGGGATGCCTGTGTTGACGCTGCTCAGTCTGGCGCCCGTCAGGTCCGTGTCGCGGAGGTCGGCGTCCCGGAGGTTGCAGCCGGCCAGGACTGCGCCGCGTAGGGAGGCTCCGCGTAGGTCTGCGCCGGTGAAGTCGCAGAACTTGAACCAACAGCCTTCCAGGGTGGCGAAGCGGAGGTCCGCGCCTGCGAACGAGCAGCGCGCGAAGCGCAGTTGGTTCGTGCGCGTTGATGCCAGGTTCTGGTGGGTAAAGTCCTCGCCGCTTACGGCCGCGTAGCGGTGGAGCTCGGAAAGGCGTTGGCGCGCGGTCAGTGGCGTGGTCATGGAGACCAGCGTCTCAGCGGGGTTCGGGGCGGCGTCGAGATTTCGACAATTTGAGGGTTCAACAGACAGGCCCTGCGTGGGTGATCACGTGCCCCTGGAGGGGGACTTGAGGCCGTCTCGCGTTGGTTTGGGCGCCAACGTGCTCTTGCCTGCTGTACGGTGATCGTGTCATCACGCTCTGTGTGTGCGCACCCGCCTGCACATGGGGCGGCCCCCGGTGGTGTTACAGCACCTAGCCGAGGGCCTTCACCCAACTAGTGGAGATAGAGGTCCACCGGGATGCTTTGGCATGCTATCGCGCCTGTTCGGCGCTACACGAAGGCCTCGCACGATGTCGTGCGTCATCCGCGTCTGTGCAGTGACGCGAAGATCTTGTTGTTGTACGTGCAGGGGTTGCCCGATGGGCAGACCCATGTGGCGTTGTCCGAGCATGGCCGGAAGCTGGGTATCAAGGGGCGTGCGTTCCAGCGGGCCAAGGAGCAGTTGGTCGTGAACGGGTTCGTTCATGAGCGGCGGGTGTCCGGTGAGCGGGGGTTGTGGGTCACCCATCAGCTCTTCTCGAATGTGCCGTTGAGTGAGGGTGATGCTCTGGTGGTGTGGCGGGATGCTGGGGAGGGGGTCCGGTCGTCGGCTCCGAGTGCGCAGTTTCCGGCCGTCGGTCAGCCGGGGGGTCGGAGCGTCGGTCATCAACTACCGGTAGACGAAGAACTGGGGGAGAACTCATCCCGCCCGCCCACCGAACCCCCCGGCGACGATGGCGATGTGGGTGAGCTCTCGCCTCAAGAGAGCCAAGCCGAGCGGGTGTTGTTGTCGCTTCGGCACTCCCATCGGCAGCTTCACCTTGGCGTTGCTGAAGTCCGTGAGCTTGTTCCGGTGGCTGTTGAGTGGTTGCGGCGCGGGGTGTCTGCGGGGGACCTTCGGAGCGTGCTCAGCAGTGGTCTGCCGTCTGACGGTGTTCGGTGCGCTGTGAAGTTCCTCAAGCACCGGCTCGTGCAGAAGATGCCCGAAGACCCCCAGGAGCGTCAGAAGCCCTCACCTGGTCGTGAGGAGGCGCCTGCCGTCCTGCCTGCTCCGCCTCCCTACGTCGCTCCCCTGATCACCTGCCAAGGGCCCGGCGCCGAGCATGTCTTCCGGTCTTTCGACGGCGCCACCGAGTGCCCCGACTGCCAGCAGGCCGCCGCCTGGGCCCGGTGGGCCGAACGCCGCGCCGCTGACCTCGGTATCGATCTTGCCGAAGACGCCGCCGCTGCCGTCGAGGCCGGGCGGGACCCCGACGGGTGGCGAGGGCGGCTCGCCGCCGCAGCCCGGGGTGCGGGCGGGGGCGACCAGTAGGGCCCCGGGGCGCAGTTGGCCGATTTCCGTCTCGGGGGGTGGCAGGGCGGACGCGCCTGTGCCCGGCGACGTAACGGATCTACGTCGCCGGGCACAGGGAGCGGAGCTGATGCGGGAAAGCGTCAGTCCGTAAAGCGTCAGTCCGTGATCTCGATCTGGTCCTTCTTCTTGTCCTGGGTGCCCTTCTCCGGTGTGGAGGAGGACGTGTCGGCCGGGCCGCCCGTGCGGTCCTTGAGGTTCTGGAGCAGCGAGGCCACGTCCACGCCCGTCGTGGAGCTGAGCAGCTCCACGCCCTGCGCGACGTTGTCGGTGACCGTGCGGGCCAGCTGGCTGGCGCCGTCCGTCGAGATGACCGTCAGCTTGTCGATCGCGCTCAGCGGCTCGGAGGCCTTCGCTACGACCTCCGGGAGGACCTCGACCAGCATCTGGAGGACGGCCGCGTCGCCGTACTGCGCGAACGCGTCGGCCTTCTTCTGCATGGCCTCGGCCTCGGCCGCACCCTTGGCGGCGATCGACGCGGCCTCGGCCTCACCCTCGATGCGCACCGCGTCGGCCAGTGCCGAACGGTGGAGCTTCTCACCCTGACCGGTCAGGCGCGAGCGCTCCGCGTCCGCCTCGGCCTCCTTGACCTGGGCGATGCGGCGGGCCTCCGCCTCCTGCTCCGCCTGGTAGCGGGCGGCGTCGGCGGGCTTACGGACCTTGGTGTCCAGCTCGCGGTCGGTCAGCGCGGCCTGGCGCTCGGCGACCTTCTCCTGCTCCATGAGGACTTCCTGCTGACGCGCGGCCTCGGCGAGCGGACCGGCGGCGT is a genomic window of Streptomyces sp. SID8374 containing:
- a CDS encoding phosphotransferase; protein product: MSGKLWTGPEDAERLVPRHVPRPRLHLVREWVDGEDAYRAELYEFVADGALSPSPVLAEAPRLTATWWSGLRTALGCLATVRAERMAVRQAYLDRAMPTYLAFLGRPVPTTVPAWSTAHGDLHWGNLCGPELTILDWEGWGVAPAGYDAALLHAYSLAVPEVAERVRTELSDILASDAGRFAELVVITELLQSAERGDHPELVPALRQRAEEVWGRMAADGGAGRRVS
- a CDS encoding DUF6879 family protein → MARNLRFNGTGSGGGGCPSVHEDLDSGEVVVHGPPLTDPEDIAQLQHLNEGEVPIVVPRDLLVDFAPRNRTPRIVDLEAFGKLFATFEHTAWRLETRRRFASDEATDTYAQFQAGRPVDWDYEDDWCRNARAQTALGKRFERVRIVDNPPTPGQLYLLDNARRNCAVGEDIRNLWRTDAERLRLPSEDFWIFDSRLVALLNFDADDQLVDVELITEPAIVNRYAQVRDAAWHFAIRCDAFAANL
- a CDS encoding helix-turn-helix transcriptional regulator, with the protein product MSTDFQKARDALGARLRELRTTGPAGRLTGPQLAERLGWPHSKIYKLENGRQTATAADLQAWAEAAGQPDATSELHSRLNGLESHVRSWRRQLATGHRPVQDAITVEHARTATLYIWENSLIPGMVQTPDYARAVFTRHAQLMRSPKDTEEAVRVRVRRQEALYDSGKRHRILMWEGALRALVCSPAVLAAQLDRLASLTGLDTVELGIVPFTAPLKIHPSNGFWIYDERLVITEDWHAELWVDDTDSIAVYQRTWNLLRESAVFGTEAQRVITQVQRWL
- a CDS encoding aldo/keto reductase, which gives rise to MNPPGGTIEIAGKTVSRLGLGTLRLAGPGGWGGPGDRAQAVSLLRQAVHQHGITHIDTADAYGPHTVENLVHEALHPYPDEVLIATKVGLVRPAPDIWMPLGHPAYLRASVEGSLRRLGVERLELCYLHRIDWEVPVEDQLGTLQALREEGKIGHIGLSKINAEDFRRWNEELTVAAVQNVLNIHDRYDPVQELCRDHGVPYVPYRPLAAGSAAHEGDVYTPLSWLLGLGPHVAPIPGTGSPAHLANIVRAVMLGGWE
- a CDS encoding flavoprotein; amino-acid sequence: MSAQSGQQVKKPFLYVVVCAAGIAGEVGQLISAAQQRGWDVGVVATPQGLTFIDAPAVEAQTGYPIRSAWRAPGEPRPLPDPDAIAVVPATFNTVNKWAAGISDTLALGILCEAYGFGIPTAVLPYVNSAQAAHPAYAESLRRLRDMGILVGSYEPHPPKAGGAAGQFRWEEALELLAPRVFG
- a CDS encoding pentapeptide repeat-containing protein, which translates into the protein MTTPLTARQRLSELHRYAAVSGEDFTHQNLASTRTNQLRFARCSFAGADLRFATLEGCWFKFCDFTGADLRGASLRGAVLAGCNLRDADLRDTDLTGARLSSVNTGIPRLGPTDITGARFEGTSLRNVQADEVIGWPPGAVRSE